AGGAATCAAACCAGAATGCCCCCTTCAAATCCATCACCACCACTATCCATTCACAGGGATTCAAAGACTATATCAAAGCCAAAGCCAAAGATACGCATAATACACATATTTGCACCAGAGATCATCAAGACTGACGTAGCCAACTTCAGAGAACTGGTGCAAAGACTTACCGGCAAACCGCCTCAAGAAAAGGGTTCCAAAAGAAAACCCAGAAAAGACCATAGTTTCTGCGACAAGTCAGTGTCGACGGCAGCCATGGCGAGCAAGAAAATGGAGGTGAGAAGTGGGTTTGTCCTAGGCTTGGAAATGAGAGAAAGGGTGGTTAAGGAAGAAGAAGGTATGTTATGGGGTAACATTGGTGATAATTCAAGTGGTTTCTTGGGTGATTTGGATGGGTTTATTCAACAACTTGGTGAATTTCCTTTGCTCCCTTTGGATGCTTCCAATGATCATATGCATGGATTTGAAGAAGTTCAACTTGCATAAAAAttcgttcttttttttttttacttgggtttgcttctttgttcttttttttttcttttggttttttataatatatcattGAAGATGTTTTTAGGGTGGGGGGTTTTAGGTATAGTTTTAACTCATTTTTATGCACCTGTTTGTCTGTCTCTAGTTGTATTATCTCTGCTGTAAATATAAGAAATGTTATTGACGTAATTTATTTAAGaacgattttttttttctaattttagttggaatttgcagttttcttttttttttgg
The sequence above is a segment of the Gossypium raimondii isolate GPD5lz chromosome 4, ASM2569854v1, whole genome shotgun sequence genome. Coding sequences within it:
- the LOC105798758 gene encoding VQ motif-containing protein 17; protein product: MENLMIRNQTRMPPSNPSPPLSIHRDSKTISKPKPKIRIIHIFAPEIIKTDVANFRELVQRLTGKPPQEKGSKRKPRKDHSFCDKSVSTAAMASKKMEVRSGFVLGLEMRERVVKEEEGMLWGNIGDNSSGFLGDLDGFIQQLGEFPLLPLDASNDHMHGFEEVQLA